A region from the Candidatus Abyssobacteria bacterium SURF_5 genome encodes:
- a CDS encoding electron transfer flavoprotein subunit alpha/FixB family protein yields MSEKGGIWLLGEFDARRRISGPTLHLFSRGESLAAASSHIMSAIFIGSEIAAQIRSCERRLPQRTYICEDSTYAEYEPELYTQALVNVCEEYQPDVFLAAHTTCGQELLSRLAARLGEQIVTDCIELDFDPNTGSLLMTKPIYGGNAIAVFASNTSPRLATVRARTSLLEASPAEETELIFLDSPLPPDAPKVKRIGFRQERDERARLEDAEIIVSGGRGIGGGQGFQLLHELAEVVGGAVGASRPPCDMRWVSSGSQVGLTGRSVAPRAYFAVAISGMMQHITGMFESQHVIAINKDKDANIFKMADYGVVGDYKEVLPALAKKLKTIRNS; encoded by the coding sequence AGAATTCGACGCCCGGCGAAGGATTTCCGGTCCGACCCTGCATCTTTTTTCAAGAGGAGAATCTCTCGCCGCCGCCTCTTCTCATATTATGTCCGCCATTTTCATCGGCTCAGAAATAGCGGCTCAAATCCGCTCGTGCGAGCGGCGCCTCCCCCAGAGAACTTATATCTGCGAAGACTCCACATACGCCGAATACGAGCCGGAGCTTTACACGCAGGCGCTTGTGAACGTGTGCGAGGAATATCAGCCGGACGTGTTTCTGGCGGCGCATACCACGTGCGGACAAGAACTCCTGTCACGGCTTGCAGCCAGGCTCGGGGAACAAATCGTCACCGATTGCATCGAGCTGGATTTCGATCCGAATACCGGCAGTCTCCTCATGACCAAACCGATATATGGCGGCAATGCCATCGCTGTTTTTGCATCCAATACGTCTCCCCGCCTGGCGACTGTCCGAGCAAGAACGAGTCTGCTTGAAGCCTCTCCGGCGGAAGAAACCGAACTCATCTTTCTAGATTCGCCGCTACCCCCTGACGCCCCAAAGGTGAAACGCATCGGATTCCGCCAGGAAAGAGACGAGCGCGCGCGTCTTGAGGATGCGGAGATAATTGTGTCCGGCGGCAGGGGGATCGGAGGCGGGCAAGGGTTCCAGCTTTTGCACGAGCTTGCAGAGGTTGTGGGAGGTGCTGTAGGCGCAAGCCGCCCGCCGTGCGACATGCGATGGGTCTCGTCCGGGTCGCAAGTCGGTCTTACCGGCCGGAGTGTCGCCCCCAGGGCCTATTTCGCGGTCGCCATTTCGGGAATGATGCAGCATATTACTGGGATGTTCGAGTCGCAGCACGTCATTGCCATCAACAAGGATAAAGATGCGAACATCTTCAAGATGGCCGATTACGGAGTCGTCGGTGATTATAAGGAAGTCTTGCCCGCTCTCGCGAAGAAACTGAAAACGATCCGGAATTCCTGA
- a CDS encoding electron transfer flavoprotein beta subunit/FixA family protein, whose amino-acid sequence MSSIHVIVCIKQVPDPEAPISGYRVDSDARKVVTSGVPPVISPFDENALELALRLKDTHGVRVTALSAGDHLSPAVLKKALFAGADELILVETAAEETDAFDSLQTALALAEAIKKTGRFDIILTGRQASDTNAGMVGIYLAEFLHVAAVTLASRISLEGEKIHIERSLPNGTEEIEAALPVLLTAGSEAGELRSLDMRSIKEARKKPIQKWSSAALSSPRRKQNGLVLRSLTAPKLERKCFIVEGATPAEAGEKLAVKLKEDKVL is encoded by the coding sequence ATGAGCTCAATTCATGTCATCGTGTGCATTAAACAGGTTCCCGACCCTGAAGCTCCCATTTCCGGATATCGAGTGGATTCCGACGCCAGAAAAGTGGTCACGAGCGGCGTGCCTCCGGTGATAAGTCCGTTTGATGAAAACGCGCTGGAACTCGCGCTCCGACTGAAAGACACGCACGGCGTGAGGGTGACCGCTCTCTCGGCGGGCGATCATCTCTCGCCGGCAGTCCTGAAGAAAGCGCTTTTCGCAGGCGCCGATGAGCTGATACTTGTGGAAACTGCGGCCGAGGAAACCGACGCCTTCGATTCTCTTCAGACGGCGCTCGCGCTGGCGGAGGCGATCAAGAAGACAGGAAGGTTTGACATCATCCTCACGGGAAGACAGGCTTCGGACACAAATGCGGGCATGGTGGGAATATATCTTGCCGAGTTTCTTCACGTTGCCGCTGTGACACTCGCCAGCCGCATATCACTGGAGGGGGAGAAGATACATATCGAGCGGTCCCTACCCAATGGGACGGAGGAGATTGAGGCCGCCTTGCCGGTTCTTCTGACTGCAGGCTCCGAAGCGGGAGAATTGCGCAGCCTCGACATGAGAAGCATCAAGGAGGCCAGGAAAAAACCGATACAGAAATGGTCTTCCGCTGCGCTCTCGTCGCCGCGGCGGAAACAGAATGGTCTCGTTCTTCGTTCTCTGACTGCGCCGAAACTTGAGCGAAAATGTTTTATTGTGGAAGGCGCCACGCCGGCAGAGGCCGGCGAAAAGCTGGCGGTGAAACTGAAGGAAGACAAGGTCCTGTGA